A section of the Citrus sinensis cultivar Valencia sweet orange chromosome 8, DVS_A1.0, whole genome shotgun sequence genome encodes:
- the LOC102630015 gene encoding PH, RCC1 and FYVE domains-containing protein 1-like isoform X3, which yields MREPIFQRYPRPEKEYQSFSLIYNDRSLDLICKDKDEAEVWFTGLKALISRSHYRKGRAESRSDEVSSVATSPRAHTQRSSPLSSPFGSGGSSQKDGLDPLHLHTSYESPPKNVFDKALSDAVLYAAPPKVLLPSESACGSVNSLSSGGSDGRTGHLKGMSGDTFRVSLSSAVSSSSQGSGHDDGDSLGDVFIWGECTGDGILGGGIHRSGSYAGVKMDSFVPKAVESAVVLDVQNIACGGRHAALVTKQGEVFSWGEELGGRLGHGVDSDVSHPKLIDALKNINVELVACGEHHTCAVTLSGDMYTWGGSNCNFGLLGHGNEMSLWLPKKLNGPLEGIHVSSVSCGPWHTAVVTSAGQLFTFGDGTFGVLGHGDRISVSTPREVDSLKGLRTVRAACGVWHTAAVVEVMVGSSSSSNCSSGKLFTWGDGDRGRLGHGDKEARLVPTCVAALVEPNFCQVSCGHSLTVALTTTGHVYTMGSPVYGQLGDPKANGKLPTRVEGKLTKNFVEEIACGDYHVAVLTSRTEVYTWGKGANSRLGHGDTDDRNFPSLVEALKDKQVKSIVCGTSFTAAICLHKWVSGVDQSMCSGCRIPFNFKRKRHNCYNCGLVYCHTCSSKKSVKASMAPNPNKPYRVCDNCFGKLTKATETSSSSHSTVSRRGSMNQGFNEAVEHGENFVSRSHVQFGTSMESLKKVESGSSKRNKKQEFNRTRGLPLPNGVSQGNALNNSKSSNPVFGSTKKFFSASLPGSRIMSRATSPTSRRSSPPRATTPTPTLSGLASPKIVVDDAKRTSEEVIKLRAQVEELTRKSQLQEIELERTTRQLKEALAVAGEETAKCRAAKDVIKSLTAQLKDMAEMLPVGAVRNSNSFHSSPTPAWDVSSAAIEQPSSPLTFQGAIPNGSNSLILSNGSDFGDNRSPSQTEASHCEATTKNKNRTMKAEPAQGDEWVEQDETGVYITLVALPGGLKDLKRVRFSRKKFSEKQAEQWWAANRARVYQQYNVSMVDKSSVSIGREGLAH from the exons ATGAGGGAG CCAATATTTCAGAGGTATCCTAGACCTGAGAAAGAATATCAgtctttttctcttatctATAATGATAGGTCTTTAGATTTG attTGCAAGGATAAAGATGAAGCTGAGGTCTGGTTTACGGGTCTAAAAGCACTAATATCCCGCAGCCATTATCGGAAAGGGAGAGCAGAATCTAGAAGTGATGAAGTCTCATCTGTAGCAACTAGTCCCAGAGCGCACACACAAAGGAGTTCTCCTTTGAGCTCTCCCTTTGGTAGTGGTGGTAGCTCGCAgaag GACGGATTGGATCCCCTTCATCTTCATACTTCATACGAAAGTCCTcctaaaaatgtttttgacAAAGCATTATCTGATGCCGTATTATATGCTGCCCCTCCCAAGGTTTTACTTCCTTCAGAATCAGCTTGTGGATCAGTTAATTCTTTGTCATCTGGAGGTTCTGATGGAAGAACTGGTCACTTAAAGGGCATGAGTGGGGATACTTTTAGAGTTAGTTTATCAAGTGCTGTTAGTTCATCAAGTCAAGGATCCGGTCATGATGATGGTGATTCTTTAGGAGATGTTTTCATTTGGGGGGAGTGCACTGGTGATGGCATTTTGGGTGGCGGTATACATCGCTCTGGAAGTTATGCAGGCGTTAAGATGGATTCTTTTGTTCCTAAGGCTGTTGAATCTGCAGTTGTATTGGACGTTCAGAATATAGCTTGTGGTGGGCGACATGCTGCTTTAGTAACCAAGCAAGGAGAAGTTTTCTCTTGGGGAGAAGAGTTAGGTGGCAGACTTGGACATGGTGTAGACTCAGATGTCTCACATCCAAAGCTCATAGATGCTCTTAAAAACATTAATGTTGAACTCGTAGCTTGTGGGGAGCACCATACTTGTGCTGTTACACTATCCGGAGATATGTACACCTGGGGTGGTAGTAACTGCAACTTTGGGCTTCTTGGACATGGAAATGAAATGAGTCTATGGCTTccgaaaaaattaaatggaccTCTTGAGGGAATACATGTTTCTTCTGTTTCTTGTGGCCCATGGCACACAGCTGTTGTAACCTCTGCAGGGCAATTGTTTACTTTTGGTGATGGCACATTTGGTGTTTTAGGCCATGGGGATCGTATAAGTGTCTCTACACCAAGGGAAGTGGATTCCCTTAAGGGCCTCCGCACTGTGCGAGCAGCTTGTGGTGTTTGGCACACTGCTGCTGTTGTTGAAGTAATGGTTGGGTCTTCAAGTTCTAGCAACTGTTCTTCGGGAAAGCTTTTTACATGGGGAGATGGAGACAGAGGTCGTCTTGGGCATGGTGACAAGGAAGCAAGACTGGTTCCCACTTGTGTTGCTGCTCTTGTAGAACCCAACTTTTGTCAAGTTTCCTGTGGACACAGCCTCACCGTTGCACTAACAACTACAGGCCATGTTTACACAATGGGAAGTCCTGTTTATGGTCAGCTAGGGGATCCTAAAGCCAATGGGAAGCTCCCTACTCGTGTAGAAGGGAAGCTTACAAAGaattttgttgaagaaatagCTTGTGGTGATTATCATGTTGCAGTTTTAACTTCAAGAACTGAAGTTTACACCTGGGGAAAGGGTGCAAACAGTCGGTTAGGTCATGGCGACACTGATGATAGAAATTTCCCATCATTGGTTGAAGCTCTGAAGGACAAACAAGTCAAAAGTATTGTTTGTGGCACTAGTTTTACTGCAGCAATATGTCTTCATAAATGGGTTTCCGGTGTTGATCAATCAATGTGTTCTGGATGCCGTAttccatttaatttcaaaaggaAACGTCACAATTGTTATAATTGTGGACTTGTATATTGTCACACGTGCAGTAGTAAAAAGTCTGTCAAGGCCTCCATGGCACCAAATCCCAATAAACCTTATCGTGTCTGTGACAATTGTTTTGGCAAATTGACAAAAGCAACTGAAACCAGCTCTTCATCACATTCTACTGTGAGTAGAAGAGGGAGTATGAATCAGGGATTCAATGAGGCTGTTGAACAtggtgaaaattttgtttcaagatCTCATGTCCAATTTGGAACTTCTATGGAATCATTGAAAAAAGTGGAGAGTGGATCGTccaaaagaaacaagaaacaagaatttaatCGTACACGGGGTTTGCCCCTTCCGAATGGAGTTTCACAGGGCAATGCTCTTAATAACTCTAAATCTTCTAATCCAGTATTTGGGTCAACCAAGAAGTTCTTTTCAGCTTCTCTTCCTGGATCAAGAATTATGTCTCGTGCAACATCTCCTACTTCAAGACGATCAAGTCCACCTCGTGCCACGACGCCAACCCCTACTCTTTCAGGGCTTGCATCACCAAAAATTGTTGTAGATGATGCTAAAAGGACAAGCGAAGAAGTTATTAAATTAAGGGCTCAG GTTGAAGAACTTACTCGTAAATCACAACTTCAAGAAATTGAGCTTGAAAGAACAACCAGACAGCTGAAGGAGGCTCTTGCAGTAGCTGGGGAAGAGACTGCAAAATGTAGAGCAGCAAAAGATGTGATTAAGTCTCTTACTGCCCAA TTGAAGGACATGGCTGAAATGTTACCTGTTGGAGCAGTGAGAAACAGCAATTCTTTTCATTCTAGCCCGACTCCTGCTTGGGATGTTTCTTCTGCAGCTATTGAGCAACCTAGCAGTCCTTTGACTTTCCAGGGAGCAATTCCAAATGGATCAAACAGCTTGATACTTTCTAATGGGTCAGACTTTGGTGATAATCGCTCGCCAAGTCAAACTGAAGCGTCGCATTGTGAAGcaacaacaaaaaacaaaaatagaacAATGAAAGCTGAACCTGCCCAGGGTGATGAATGGGTTGAACAAGATGAGACTGGTGTGTATATTACCCTTGTTGCTTTGCCTGGAGGCCTCAAAGATCTTAAGCGAGTCCGCTTCAG TCGAAAGAAATTCAGCGAGAAACAAGCCGAACAGTGGTGGGCAGCAAACAGAGCTAGAGTATATCAGCAGTACAACGTATCCATGGTTGACAAATCTAGCGTAAGCATCGGCAGAGAAGGATTGGCTCATTGA
- the LOC102630015 gene encoding PH, RCC1 and FYVE domains-containing protein 1-like isoform X2: MLLQPIFQRYPRPEKEYQSFSLIYNDRSLDLICKDKDEAEVWFTGLKALISRSHYRKGRAESRSDEVSSVATSPRAHTQRSSPLSSPFGSGGSSQKDGLDPLHLHTSYESPPKNVFDKALSDAVLYAAPPKVLLPSESACGSVNSLSSGGSDGRTGHLKGMSGDTFRVSLSSAVSSSSQGSGHDDGDSLGDVFIWGECTGDGILGGGIHRSGSYAGVKMDSFVPKAVESAVVLDVQNIACGGRHAALVTKQGEVFSWGEELGGRLGHGVDSDVSHPKLIDALKNINVELVACGEHHTCAVTLSGDMYTWGGSNCNFGLLGHGNEMSLWLPKKLNGPLEGIHVSSVSCGPWHTAVVTSAGQLFTFGDGTFGVLGHGDRISVSTPREVDSLKGLRTVRAACGVWHTAAVVEVMVGSSSSSNCSSGKLFTWGDGDRGRLGHGDKEARLVPTCVAALVEPNFCQVSCGHSLTVALTTTGHVYTMGSPVYGQLGDPKANGKLPTRVEGKLTKNFVEEIACGDYHVAVLTSRTEVYTWGKGANSRLGHGDTDDRNFPSLVEALKDKQVKSIVCGTSFTAAICLHKWVSGVDQSMCSGCRIPFNFKRKRHNCYNCGLVYCHTCSSKKSVKASMAPNPNKPYRVCDNCFGKLTKATETSSSSHSTVSRRGSMNQGFNEAVEHGENFVSRSHVQFGTSMESLKKVESGSSKRNKKQEFNRTRGLPLPNGVSQGNALNNSKSSNPVFGSTKKFFSASLPGSRIMSRATSPTSRRSSPPRATTPTPTLSGLASPKIVVDDAKRTSEEVIKLRAQVEELTRKSQLQEIELERTTRQLKEALAVAGEETAKCRAAKDVIKSLTAQLKDMAEMLPVGAVRNSNSFHSSPTPAWDVSSAAIEQPSSPLTFQGAIPNGSNSLILSNGSDFGDNRSPSQTEASHCEATTKNKNRTMKAEPAQGDEWVEQDETGVYITLVALPGGLKDLKRVRFSRKKFSEKQAEQWWAANRARVYQQYNVSMVDKSSVSIGREGLAH; the protein is encoded by the exons ATGTTATTGCAGCCAATATTTCAGAGGTATCCTAGACCTGAGAAAGAATATCAgtctttttctcttatctATAATGATAGGTCTTTAGATTTG attTGCAAGGATAAAGATGAAGCTGAGGTCTGGTTTACGGGTCTAAAAGCACTAATATCCCGCAGCCATTATCGGAAAGGGAGAGCAGAATCTAGAAGTGATGAAGTCTCATCTGTAGCAACTAGTCCCAGAGCGCACACACAAAGGAGTTCTCCTTTGAGCTCTCCCTTTGGTAGTGGTGGTAGCTCGCAgaag GACGGATTGGATCCCCTTCATCTTCATACTTCATACGAAAGTCCTcctaaaaatgtttttgacAAAGCATTATCTGATGCCGTATTATATGCTGCCCCTCCCAAGGTTTTACTTCCTTCAGAATCAGCTTGTGGATCAGTTAATTCTTTGTCATCTGGAGGTTCTGATGGAAGAACTGGTCACTTAAAGGGCATGAGTGGGGATACTTTTAGAGTTAGTTTATCAAGTGCTGTTAGTTCATCAAGTCAAGGATCCGGTCATGATGATGGTGATTCTTTAGGAGATGTTTTCATTTGGGGGGAGTGCACTGGTGATGGCATTTTGGGTGGCGGTATACATCGCTCTGGAAGTTATGCAGGCGTTAAGATGGATTCTTTTGTTCCTAAGGCTGTTGAATCTGCAGTTGTATTGGACGTTCAGAATATAGCTTGTGGTGGGCGACATGCTGCTTTAGTAACCAAGCAAGGAGAAGTTTTCTCTTGGGGAGAAGAGTTAGGTGGCAGACTTGGACATGGTGTAGACTCAGATGTCTCACATCCAAAGCTCATAGATGCTCTTAAAAACATTAATGTTGAACTCGTAGCTTGTGGGGAGCACCATACTTGTGCTGTTACACTATCCGGAGATATGTACACCTGGGGTGGTAGTAACTGCAACTTTGGGCTTCTTGGACATGGAAATGAAATGAGTCTATGGCTTccgaaaaaattaaatggaccTCTTGAGGGAATACATGTTTCTTCTGTTTCTTGTGGCCCATGGCACACAGCTGTTGTAACCTCTGCAGGGCAATTGTTTACTTTTGGTGATGGCACATTTGGTGTTTTAGGCCATGGGGATCGTATAAGTGTCTCTACACCAAGGGAAGTGGATTCCCTTAAGGGCCTCCGCACTGTGCGAGCAGCTTGTGGTGTTTGGCACACTGCTGCTGTTGTTGAAGTAATGGTTGGGTCTTCAAGTTCTAGCAACTGTTCTTCGGGAAAGCTTTTTACATGGGGAGATGGAGACAGAGGTCGTCTTGGGCATGGTGACAAGGAAGCAAGACTGGTTCCCACTTGTGTTGCTGCTCTTGTAGAACCCAACTTTTGTCAAGTTTCCTGTGGACACAGCCTCACCGTTGCACTAACAACTACAGGCCATGTTTACACAATGGGAAGTCCTGTTTATGGTCAGCTAGGGGATCCTAAAGCCAATGGGAAGCTCCCTACTCGTGTAGAAGGGAAGCTTACAAAGaattttgttgaagaaatagCTTGTGGTGATTATCATGTTGCAGTTTTAACTTCAAGAACTGAAGTTTACACCTGGGGAAAGGGTGCAAACAGTCGGTTAGGTCATGGCGACACTGATGATAGAAATTTCCCATCATTGGTTGAAGCTCTGAAGGACAAACAAGTCAAAAGTATTGTTTGTGGCACTAGTTTTACTGCAGCAATATGTCTTCATAAATGGGTTTCCGGTGTTGATCAATCAATGTGTTCTGGATGCCGTAttccatttaatttcaaaaggaAACGTCACAATTGTTATAATTGTGGACTTGTATATTGTCACACGTGCAGTAGTAAAAAGTCTGTCAAGGCCTCCATGGCACCAAATCCCAATAAACCTTATCGTGTCTGTGACAATTGTTTTGGCAAATTGACAAAAGCAACTGAAACCAGCTCTTCATCACATTCTACTGTGAGTAGAAGAGGGAGTATGAATCAGGGATTCAATGAGGCTGTTGAACAtggtgaaaattttgtttcaagatCTCATGTCCAATTTGGAACTTCTATGGAATCATTGAAAAAAGTGGAGAGTGGATCGTccaaaagaaacaagaaacaagaatttaatCGTACACGGGGTTTGCCCCTTCCGAATGGAGTTTCACAGGGCAATGCTCTTAATAACTCTAAATCTTCTAATCCAGTATTTGGGTCAACCAAGAAGTTCTTTTCAGCTTCTCTTCCTGGATCAAGAATTATGTCTCGTGCAACATCTCCTACTTCAAGACGATCAAGTCCACCTCGTGCCACGACGCCAACCCCTACTCTTTCAGGGCTTGCATCACCAAAAATTGTTGTAGATGATGCTAAAAGGACAAGCGAAGAAGTTATTAAATTAAGGGCTCAG GTTGAAGAACTTACTCGTAAATCACAACTTCAAGAAATTGAGCTTGAAAGAACAACCAGACAGCTGAAGGAGGCTCTTGCAGTAGCTGGGGAAGAGACTGCAAAATGTAGAGCAGCAAAAGATGTGATTAAGTCTCTTACTGCCCAA TTGAAGGACATGGCTGAAATGTTACCTGTTGGAGCAGTGAGAAACAGCAATTCTTTTCATTCTAGCCCGACTCCTGCTTGGGATGTTTCTTCTGCAGCTATTGAGCAACCTAGCAGTCCTTTGACTTTCCAGGGAGCAATTCCAAATGGATCAAACAGCTTGATACTTTCTAATGGGTCAGACTTTGGTGATAATCGCTCGCCAAGTCAAACTGAAGCGTCGCATTGTGAAGcaacaacaaaaaacaaaaatagaacAATGAAAGCTGAACCTGCCCAGGGTGATGAATGGGTTGAACAAGATGAGACTGGTGTGTATATTACCCTTGTTGCTTTGCCTGGAGGCCTCAAAGATCTTAAGCGAGTCCGCTTCAG TCGAAAGAAATTCAGCGAGAAACAAGCCGAACAGTGGTGGGCAGCAAACAGAGCTAGAGTATATCAGCAGTACAACGTATCCATGGTTGACAAATCTAGCGTAAGCATCGGCAGAGAAGGATTGGCTCATTGA
- the LOC102630015 gene encoding PH, RCC1 and FYVE domains-containing protein 1-like isoform X1, whose protein sequence is MATTGAAAAPVERDIELAITALKKGAHLLKYGRRGKPKFCPFRLANDESILIWISGKEEKHLKLSHVSRIIPGQRTPIFQRYPRPEKEYQSFSLIYNDRSLDLICKDKDEAEVWFTGLKALISRSHYRKGRAESRSDEVSSVATSPRAHTQRSSPLSSPFGSGGSSQKDGLDPLHLHTSYESPPKNVFDKALSDAVLYAAPPKVLLPSESACGSVNSLSSGGSDGRTGHLKGMSGDTFRVSLSSAVSSSSQGSGHDDGDSLGDVFIWGECTGDGILGGGIHRSGSYAGVKMDSFVPKAVESAVVLDVQNIACGGRHAALVTKQGEVFSWGEELGGRLGHGVDSDVSHPKLIDALKNINVELVACGEHHTCAVTLSGDMYTWGGSNCNFGLLGHGNEMSLWLPKKLNGPLEGIHVSSVSCGPWHTAVVTSAGQLFTFGDGTFGVLGHGDRISVSTPREVDSLKGLRTVRAACGVWHTAAVVEVMVGSSSSSNCSSGKLFTWGDGDRGRLGHGDKEARLVPTCVAALVEPNFCQVSCGHSLTVALTTTGHVYTMGSPVYGQLGDPKANGKLPTRVEGKLTKNFVEEIACGDYHVAVLTSRTEVYTWGKGANSRLGHGDTDDRNFPSLVEALKDKQVKSIVCGTSFTAAICLHKWVSGVDQSMCSGCRIPFNFKRKRHNCYNCGLVYCHTCSSKKSVKASMAPNPNKPYRVCDNCFGKLTKATETSSSSHSTVSRRGSMNQGFNEAVEHGENFVSRSHVQFGTSMESLKKVESGSSKRNKKQEFNRTRGLPLPNGVSQGNALNNSKSSNPVFGSTKKFFSASLPGSRIMSRATSPTSRRSSPPRATTPTPTLSGLASPKIVVDDAKRTSEEVIKLRAQVEELTRKSQLQEIELERTTRQLKEALAVAGEETAKCRAAKDVIKSLTAQLKDMAEMLPVGAVRNSNSFHSSPTPAWDVSSAAIEQPSSPLTFQGAIPNGSNSLILSNGSDFGDNRSPSQTEASHCEATTKNKNRTMKAEPAQGDEWVEQDETGVYITLVALPGGLKDLKRVRFSRKKFSEKQAEQWWAANRARVYQQYNVSMVDKSSVSIGREGLAH, encoded by the exons ATGGCTACCACTGGGGCGGCGGCGGCGCCGGTGGAGAGAGACATTGAGTTG GCCATCACTGCACTTAAAAAAGGAGCACACTTGCTAAAGTACGGGCGTAGAGGGAAGCCAAAATTTTGTCCCTTCAGACTTGCCAAT GATGAATCAATTCTGATATGGATATCgggaaaagaagagaaacaCCTTAAACTAAGCCATGTCTCTCGAATTATACCTGGTCAGCGCACG CCAATATTTCAGAGGTATCCTAGACCTGAGAAAGAATATCAgtctttttctcttatctATAATGATAGGTCTTTAGATTTG attTGCAAGGATAAAGATGAAGCTGAGGTCTGGTTTACGGGTCTAAAAGCACTAATATCCCGCAGCCATTATCGGAAAGGGAGAGCAGAATCTAGAAGTGATGAAGTCTCATCTGTAGCAACTAGTCCCAGAGCGCACACACAAAGGAGTTCTCCTTTGAGCTCTCCCTTTGGTAGTGGTGGTAGCTCGCAgaag GACGGATTGGATCCCCTTCATCTTCATACTTCATACGAAAGTCCTcctaaaaatgtttttgacAAAGCATTATCTGATGCCGTATTATATGCTGCCCCTCCCAAGGTTTTACTTCCTTCAGAATCAGCTTGTGGATCAGTTAATTCTTTGTCATCTGGAGGTTCTGATGGAAGAACTGGTCACTTAAAGGGCATGAGTGGGGATACTTTTAGAGTTAGTTTATCAAGTGCTGTTAGTTCATCAAGTCAAGGATCCGGTCATGATGATGGTGATTCTTTAGGAGATGTTTTCATTTGGGGGGAGTGCACTGGTGATGGCATTTTGGGTGGCGGTATACATCGCTCTGGAAGTTATGCAGGCGTTAAGATGGATTCTTTTGTTCCTAAGGCTGTTGAATCTGCAGTTGTATTGGACGTTCAGAATATAGCTTGTGGTGGGCGACATGCTGCTTTAGTAACCAAGCAAGGAGAAGTTTTCTCTTGGGGAGAAGAGTTAGGTGGCAGACTTGGACATGGTGTAGACTCAGATGTCTCACATCCAAAGCTCATAGATGCTCTTAAAAACATTAATGTTGAACTCGTAGCTTGTGGGGAGCACCATACTTGTGCTGTTACACTATCCGGAGATATGTACACCTGGGGTGGTAGTAACTGCAACTTTGGGCTTCTTGGACATGGAAATGAAATGAGTCTATGGCTTccgaaaaaattaaatggaccTCTTGAGGGAATACATGTTTCTTCTGTTTCTTGTGGCCCATGGCACACAGCTGTTGTAACCTCTGCAGGGCAATTGTTTACTTTTGGTGATGGCACATTTGGTGTTTTAGGCCATGGGGATCGTATAAGTGTCTCTACACCAAGGGAAGTGGATTCCCTTAAGGGCCTCCGCACTGTGCGAGCAGCTTGTGGTGTTTGGCACACTGCTGCTGTTGTTGAAGTAATGGTTGGGTCTTCAAGTTCTAGCAACTGTTCTTCGGGAAAGCTTTTTACATGGGGAGATGGAGACAGAGGTCGTCTTGGGCATGGTGACAAGGAAGCAAGACTGGTTCCCACTTGTGTTGCTGCTCTTGTAGAACCCAACTTTTGTCAAGTTTCCTGTGGACACAGCCTCACCGTTGCACTAACAACTACAGGCCATGTTTACACAATGGGAAGTCCTGTTTATGGTCAGCTAGGGGATCCTAAAGCCAATGGGAAGCTCCCTACTCGTGTAGAAGGGAAGCTTACAAAGaattttgttgaagaaatagCTTGTGGTGATTATCATGTTGCAGTTTTAACTTCAAGAACTGAAGTTTACACCTGGGGAAAGGGTGCAAACAGTCGGTTAGGTCATGGCGACACTGATGATAGAAATTTCCCATCATTGGTTGAAGCTCTGAAGGACAAACAAGTCAAAAGTATTGTTTGTGGCACTAGTTTTACTGCAGCAATATGTCTTCATAAATGGGTTTCCGGTGTTGATCAATCAATGTGTTCTGGATGCCGTAttccatttaatttcaaaaggaAACGTCACAATTGTTATAATTGTGGACTTGTATATTGTCACACGTGCAGTAGTAAAAAGTCTGTCAAGGCCTCCATGGCACCAAATCCCAATAAACCTTATCGTGTCTGTGACAATTGTTTTGGCAAATTGACAAAAGCAACTGAAACCAGCTCTTCATCACATTCTACTGTGAGTAGAAGAGGGAGTATGAATCAGGGATTCAATGAGGCTGTTGAACAtggtgaaaattttgtttcaagatCTCATGTCCAATTTGGAACTTCTATGGAATCATTGAAAAAAGTGGAGAGTGGATCGTccaaaagaaacaagaaacaagaatttaatCGTACACGGGGTTTGCCCCTTCCGAATGGAGTTTCACAGGGCAATGCTCTTAATAACTCTAAATCTTCTAATCCAGTATTTGGGTCAACCAAGAAGTTCTTTTCAGCTTCTCTTCCTGGATCAAGAATTATGTCTCGTGCAACATCTCCTACTTCAAGACGATCAAGTCCACCTCGTGCCACGACGCCAACCCCTACTCTTTCAGGGCTTGCATCACCAAAAATTGTTGTAGATGATGCTAAAAGGACAAGCGAAGAAGTTATTAAATTAAGGGCTCAG GTTGAAGAACTTACTCGTAAATCACAACTTCAAGAAATTGAGCTTGAAAGAACAACCAGACAGCTGAAGGAGGCTCTTGCAGTAGCTGGGGAAGAGACTGCAAAATGTAGAGCAGCAAAAGATGTGATTAAGTCTCTTACTGCCCAA TTGAAGGACATGGCTGAAATGTTACCTGTTGGAGCAGTGAGAAACAGCAATTCTTTTCATTCTAGCCCGACTCCTGCTTGGGATGTTTCTTCTGCAGCTATTGAGCAACCTAGCAGTCCTTTGACTTTCCAGGGAGCAATTCCAAATGGATCAAACAGCTTGATACTTTCTAATGGGTCAGACTTTGGTGATAATCGCTCGCCAAGTCAAACTGAAGCGTCGCATTGTGAAGcaacaacaaaaaacaaaaatagaacAATGAAAGCTGAACCTGCCCAGGGTGATGAATGGGTTGAACAAGATGAGACTGGTGTGTATATTACCCTTGTTGCTTTGCCTGGAGGCCTCAAAGATCTTAAGCGAGTCCGCTTCAG TCGAAAGAAATTCAGCGAGAAACAAGCCGAACAGTGGTGGGCAGCAAACAGAGCTAGAGTATATCAGCAGTACAACGTATCCATGGTTGACAAATCTAGCGTAAGCATCGGCAGAGAAGGATTGGCTCATTGA